From Micromonospora sp. NBC_01699, a single genomic window includes:
- a CDS encoding sigma-70 family RNA polymerase sigma factor has product MAGNRATGVDEGTVSDVEKSIVMRTDEVAEERDLVGVYLHEISRTPLLDAAKEVDLSKSIEAGLYAEHLLEEGRVPVGVGREELERLVVEGGRAKDLFIRANLRLVVSIARRYVRSGMPMLDLIQEGNTGLVRAVEKFDYERGYKFSTYATWWIRQAISRAIAQQERTVRLPVHLVEDVNRMRNVARQLTRELGADPEPEQIAKSLGVTVERVHELVRWSQDTVSLDTPVGDDGDTNLGDLVADSDAPSPEEIVLTALERQRIEGLLNHLDDRSAGIMRARYGLEDGREHSLTEVASRFSLSRERIRQLEIQALGRLRELARAEGLQAA; this is encoded by the coding sequence ATGGCAGGTAACCGGGCAACCGGGGTAGACGAGGGGACCGTGAGCGACGTGGAGAAGAGCATCGTTATGCGTACCGACGAGGTCGCCGAGGAGCGTGACCTGGTTGGCGTCTACCTGCACGAGATCTCTCGCACACCGCTGCTCGACGCCGCCAAGGAGGTCGACCTCTCGAAGTCGATCGAGGCGGGCCTCTACGCGGAGCACCTGCTCGAAGAGGGCCGTGTTCCGGTGGGTGTCGGCCGCGAGGAGCTGGAGCGCCTGGTGGTCGAGGGGGGTCGGGCGAAGGATCTGTTCATCCGGGCGAACCTGCGACTGGTGGTTTCGATCGCCCGTCGTTACGTCCGGTCCGGGATGCCGATGCTCGACCTGATCCAGGAGGGCAACACCGGCCTGGTCCGGGCGGTGGAGAAGTTCGACTACGAGCGCGGCTACAAGTTCTCGACGTACGCCACCTGGTGGATCCGCCAGGCGATCAGCCGGGCGATCGCCCAGCAGGAGCGGACCGTACGGCTGCCGGTGCACCTGGTCGAGGACGTCAACCGGATGCGCAACGTGGCCCGTCAGCTCACCCGCGAGCTGGGCGCCGACCCGGAGCCGGAGCAGATCGCGAAGTCCCTGGGCGTGACGGTGGAACGGGTGCACGAGCTGGTCCGCTGGTCGCAGGACACGGTGTCGCTGGACACCCCGGTCGGCGACGACGGCGACACCAACCTCGGTGACCTGGTCGCCGACAGCGACGCGCCGTCGCCCGAGGAGATCGTGCTGACCGCACTGGAGCGGCAGCGGATCGAGGGCCTGCTCAACCACCTCGACGACCGTTCGGCCGGCATCATGCGGGCCCGCTACGGCCTGGAGGACGGGCGCGAGCACTCGCTCACCGAGGTCGCCTCGCGCTTCTCGCTCTCCCGCGAGCGGATCCGCCAGCTTGAGATCCAGGCGCTCGGTCGGCTGCGTGAGCTGGCCCGCGCGGAGGGCCTACAGGCCGCCTGA
- a CDS encoding MurR/RpiR family transcriptional regulator has product MGKIAKISAGHVPGGLIVQISGLLPSLSPAQLRVARFVLADPAEVARRTITDLATAAETSEATVVRFCRSLGLTGYPQLRIRLAAEAARRVDPPDARVVGGDIPPGADLAQIIATIAFHDARAVAETAEQLDPAVCERVVAAIHAAGRIEIYGAGASGLAAVDFQRKLHRIGRLAFCFPDGHTALTSAALLGRGDVAVAVSHTGSTAESIGVLARARARGATTVALTNHPRAPIGAVADFVLATAARETSYRSGALASRLAQLTVIDCLFVGVATRDRARTGRALELAAEALPVRAGRPATKPVARPIAGQG; this is encoded by the coding sequence GTGGGGAAGATTGCGAAGATTTCCGCAGGTCATGTGCCTGGCGGCCTGATCGTCCAGATCAGTGGTCTGCTTCCGTCGCTGTCCCCGGCACAACTGCGGGTGGCCCGGTTCGTGCTCGCCGACCCGGCCGAGGTCGCCCGCCGTACGATCACCGATCTCGCCACCGCCGCCGAGACCTCGGAGGCCACCGTCGTCCGGTTCTGCCGCTCGCTCGGGCTCACCGGATACCCACAGCTACGGATCCGGCTCGCCGCCGAGGCGGCCCGGCGGGTTGATCCGCCGGACGCCCGGGTCGTCGGCGGCGACATCCCACCCGGTGCCGACCTGGCCCAGATCATCGCCACCATCGCCTTCCACGACGCGCGGGCGGTGGCGGAGACCGCCGAGCAACTCGACCCGGCCGTCTGCGAGCGGGTTGTCGCGGCGATCCACGCCGCCGGACGGATCGAGATCTACGGCGCCGGCGCCAGCGGCCTGGCCGCCGTCGACTTCCAGCGAAAACTGCACCGGATCGGCCGGCTCGCCTTCTGCTTCCCGGACGGCCACACGGCCCTGACCTCGGCCGCCCTGCTCGGCCGGGGCGACGTGGCGGTGGCCGTATCGCACACCGGCAGCACCGCCGAGTCGATCGGGGTGTTGGCGCGGGCGCGGGCGCGCGGCGCGACCACGGTGGCGCTGACCAACCACCCCCGTGCGCCGATCGGGGCGGTCGCCGACTTCGTGCTGGCCACGGCGGCCCGCGAGACGTCGTACCGCAGCGGTGCGTTGGCCAGTCGGCTGGCCCAGCTCACCGTGATCGACTGCCTCTTCGTCGGGGTCGCCACCCGCGACCGGGCCCGGACCGGACGGGCCCTCGAACTCGCCGCCGAGGCGCTGCCGGTCAGGGCCGGCAGACCCGCCACCAAACCCGTCGCAAGACCCATCGCCGGACAGGGTTGA
- a CDS encoding NAD-dependent epimerase/dehydratase family protein — protein sequence MRLLVLGGTMFLGRAVARLAAAAGHEVTCAARGVSGEPVPGVRFVQVDRDDPAGLSALDGERFDAVVDVTRRPSHARHAVAALADRVDHWSYVSTCSVYADNGTPGQRAATAEMLAPAPEGVDNPIGEHAEFYGPCKVSCEQAVLDTIGAQRSFVCRAGLIVGPEDPSDRFPYWVDRLARGGEVLAPGAPDELVQYVDVADLAQWLLYAAETGLTGTFDGMGAPLSRAGFLAGVAAGVGRPDPELTWVAQDFLVERDVRPWSGERALPLWLPLPEYAGFLTRDVTDSLAAGLRTRPLAETAASTLDWMRTHPDDVRRGGLEPADEAKVLGEWSARIA from the coding sequence ATGCGTCTACTCGTACTCGGTGGCACCATGTTCCTCGGCCGTGCGGTCGCCCGACTGGCCGCCGCGGCTGGCCACGAGGTCACCTGCGCGGCCCGTGGGGTGTCCGGTGAGCCGGTGCCCGGCGTCCGGTTCGTGCAGGTGGACCGCGACGACCCGGCCGGACTGTCCGCCCTGGACGGTGAGCGGTTCGACGCGGTCGTCGACGTGACCCGGCGTCCGAGCCACGCCCGGCACGCGGTGGCCGCCCTCGCCGACCGGGTCGACCACTGGTCGTACGTCTCCACCTGCTCGGTCTACGCCGACAACGGCACCCCCGGCCAGCGGGCCGCTACGGCGGAGATGCTCGCGCCCGCCCCGGAAGGGGTGGACAACCCCATCGGCGAGCACGCCGAGTTCTACGGCCCGTGCAAGGTCTCCTGCGAGCAAGCCGTACTCGACACGATCGGTGCGCAGCGCTCGTTCGTCTGCCGGGCCGGCCTCATCGTCGGGCCGGAGGACCCGAGCGACCGGTTCCCGTACTGGGTCGACCGGCTGGCCCGGGGCGGCGAGGTGCTGGCCCCCGGCGCACCGGACGAGCTGGTCCAGTACGTCGACGTCGCCGACCTCGCCCAGTGGCTGCTGTACGCGGCCGAAACCGGCCTGACCGGCACCTTCGACGGCATGGGCGCACCGCTGTCGAGGGCCGGGTTCCTGGCCGGGGTGGCCGCCGGTGTCGGCCGCCCCGACCCGGAACTGACCTGGGTCGCGCAGGACTTCCTGGTCGAGCGGGATGTCCGGCCGTGGTCCGGTGAACGGGCCCTGCCGCTCTGGCTGCCGCTGCCCGAATACGCGGGATTCCTGACTCGGGACGTGACCGACTCGCTCGCCGCCGGACTGCGTACCCGGCCGCTCGCGGAGACCGCCGCGAGCACGCTGGACTGGATGCGTACCCACCCCGACGACGTACGCCGGGGTGGGCTGGAACCCGCCGACGAGGCGAAGGTGCTGGGGGAATGGTCGGCCAGGATCGCCTGA
- a CDS encoding dTMP kinase: MAPSAQDRHVETVGRGRLRVVALVGIDGSGKTTQAHRLAAALDRAGVPTTYSRNAGGRRWFGRAARRLGRPDARRLLGDRGLLFAESVLRWLAIARALVRSAVGRRLAVMDRYSFDQYASIRVHRGTPRAQRLARLGYRVFPEPEVTFLLVVDPAEAYQRIERRGTDHESMEYLTTADAAYRSLPEYGTFVVIDANRTPDEVTAQIAVYLRPWLSPEPPPATPPTRLPEPPPSPPLPPPAVLSRTAHPGS; the protein is encoded by the coding sequence GTGGCCCCATCTGCGCAGGATCGGCACGTTGAAACGGTCGGCAGGGGGCGGCTTCGCGTCGTCGCGCTTGTCGGCATCGATGGCTCGGGCAAGACGACCCAGGCGCACCGACTCGCCGCCGCACTGGACCGCGCCGGAGTACCGACCACCTACTCACGCAACGCCGGTGGCCGGCGCTGGTTCGGCCGGGCCGCCCGGCGACTCGGCCGCCCCGACGCCCGGCGACTGCTCGGCGACCGGGGACTGCTGTTCGCCGAGTCGGTACTCCGGTGGCTGGCCATCGCCCGCGCGCTGGTCCGGTCCGCCGTCGGCCGCCGGCTCGCGGTCATGGACCGCTACTCCTTCGACCAGTACGCCAGCATCCGGGTGCACCGTGGCACACCCCGCGCGCAACGACTGGCCCGGCTCGGCTACCGGGTCTTCCCCGAACCCGAGGTCACCTTCCTGCTGGTGGTCGACCCGGCCGAGGCGTACCAGCGGATCGAACGGCGGGGCACCGACCACGAGAGCATGGAGTACCTGACCACAGCCGACGCCGCCTACAGGTCCCTGCCCGAGTACGGCACCTTCGTGGTGATCGACGCGAACCGGACGCCGGACGAGGTCACCGCCCAGATCGCGGTGTACCTGCGCCCGTGGCTGTCGCCGGAGCCGCCGCCGGCCACCCCGCCGACCCGGCTGCCCGAACCACCGCCGTCACCGCCGCTGCCGCCACCGGCGGTGCTGAGCCGAACCGCCCACCCCGGCAGCTGA
- a CDS encoding nucleotidyltransferase family protein, whose translation MDHRGDEGLLHTLKRVAAVLKQSEIPFALGGSFAVYAHGGHSSDHDVDFLLREQDTERALEALVAEGFVAERPPEDWLVKVYDDGRLVDLIHRPIETPVTDDTLLDTVVRPVDAIHMPVLTATRLMVHKLLSFSQHYCDFARGLPLARSLREQIDWDRVREETGHSPYAEAFLILLHRLEVVPDATAEATARTEAARAEANRTEKEVLA comes from the coding sequence ATGGATCACCGCGGGGACGAGGGTCTACTGCATACCCTCAAGCGGGTCGCCGCCGTCCTCAAACAGTCCGAGATTCCCTTCGCGCTGGGCGGAAGCTTCGCCGTCTACGCCCACGGCGGTCACTCCAGCGACCACGACGTCGACTTCCTGCTTCGTGAGCAGGACACCGAACGCGCACTGGAGGCCCTGGTGGCCGAGGGTTTCGTCGCCGAACGGCCGCCGGAGGACTGGCTGGTCAAGGTGTACGACGACGGCCGGCTGGTGGACCTGATCCATCGCCCGATCGAAACCCCGGTCACCGACGACACCCTGCTCGACACCGTCGTCCGCCCGGTCGACGCGATCCACATGCCGGTGCTCACCGCCACCCGGCTGATGGTGCACAAGCTGCTCAGCTTCTCCCAGCACTACTGCGACTTCGCCCGCGGCCTGCCGCTGGCCCGTTCCCTGCGCGAGCAGATCGACTGGGACCGGGTCCGGGAGGAGACCGGGCACTCGCCGTACGCGGAGGCGTTCCTGATCCTGCTGCACCGACTGGAGGTCGTACCGGACGCGACCGCGGAGGCGACGGCCCGGACCGAGGCTGCTCGGGCGGAGGCCAACCGGACCGAGAAGGAGGTGCTGGCATGA
- a CDS encoding metallophosphoesterase family protein, protein MVIRIAAVGDVHLDEDVVGRFRPALDQIKEYADVLLLAGDLTRHGTEAEARCVATEFGGLDVPVVTVLGNHDHHCDQVPAVVRVLEDAGITVLEGTGVVLRCGEHRLGIAGAKGFGGGFAGRCASEFGEPEMKAFIRTTTEVANRLGTALRELDADVRVALTHYAPVPDTLVGEPLEIYPFLGSYLLGEAIDSAPTALAIHGHAHHGTERGTTPGGVRVRNVAHPVIKQAYSVFHLAEQAEREKVSAEFGSGTDRSWT, encoded by the coding sequence GTGGTGATCCGGATCGCCGCCGTCGGCGACGTGCACCTGGACGAGGACGTCGTCGGCCGGTTCCGACCGGCGCTGGACCAGATCAAGGAGTACGCCGACGTGCTGCTGCTCGCCGGTGACCTGACCCGGCACGGCACCGAGGCCGAGGCGCGCTGCGTGGCCACCGAGTTCGGTGGGCTGGACGTACCGGTGGTGACGGTGCTCGGTAACCACGACCACCACTGTGACCAGGTCCCGGCGGTGGTCCGGGTGCTGGAGGACGCGGGCATCACCGTACTGGAGGGGACCGGGGTGGTGCTGCGCTGCGGCGAGCACCGGCTCGGCATCGCCGGGGCCAAGGGCTTCGGCGGCGGGTTCGCCGGCCGCTGCGCCAGCGAGTTCGGCGAGCCGGAGATGAAGGCGTTCATCCGTACGACCACCGAGGTCGCGAACCGGCTCGGCACCGCACTGCGGGAGTTGGACGCTGACGTACGGGTGGCGCTGACCCACTACGCCCCGGTGCCGGACACGCTCGTCGGTGAGCCGTTGGAGATCTATCCGTTCCTCGGCTCGTACCTGCTCGGCGAGGCCATCGACTCGGCACCCACCGCACTGGCCATCCACGGCCACGCGCACCACGGGACCGAGCGCGGCACCACACCCGGTGGCGTACGCGTACGCAACGTGGCACACCCGGTGATCAAGCAGGCCTACAGTGTGTTCCACCTCGCAGAGCAGGCGGAGCGAGAGAAGGTTTCTGCGGAATTCGGGTCGGGTACTGACCGTTCATGGACCTGA
- a CDS encoding GPGG-motif small membrane protein, with amino-acid sequence MDLILWILAVVLVVSGVLALFRRQLLWGIVLIIIGLLVGPGGVSIFN; translated from the coding sequence ATGGACCTGATTCTTTGGATTCTCGCAGTCGTACTGGTCGTCTCGGGCGTGCTCGCACTGTTCCGGCGGCAGCTCCTCTGGGGCATCGTGCTCATCATCATCGGCCTGCTCGTGGGCCCCGGCGGGGTCAGCATCTTCAACTAG
- a CDS encoding ABC transporter substrate-binding protein produces the protein MAVFTRPRQALVIASALALTFSATACSSSDSDSSSNADSPECAAYSAYQDSDGEKVTVYASIRDAEADVLQESWKQFEDCTGIEIDYEGSGEFEAQLQVRVDGGNAPDISFIPQPGLLNRFAEAGKLKAASAETKAMAEKNYPADWLKYSTVKGTFYGAPLGSNVKSFVWYSPKTFKEKGWTVPTTWAELLTLSEKIAATGEKPWCAGIESGDATGWPATDWIEDLMLRTVTPEVYDQWTTHGIPFNDPQVASALNEAGKILKNPKYVNGGYGDVKSIAATSFQEAGLPILEGKCALHRQASFYANNWPQGTKVAEDGDVYAFYFPAIDPAKGKPVLGGGEFTVAFADRPEVQKVQTYLASPEYANGRAKLGNNVSANKGLDINNVPNPIDKLSVQILQDPNTVFRFDGSDLMPAAVGAGTFWKGMIEWVNGKDTAATLSQIESTWPK, from the coding sequence ATGGCGGTCTTCACCAGACCACGCCAGGCCCTCGTGATCGCCAGCGCGCTGGCGCTGACCTTCAGCGCCACCGCCTGCTCTTCGAGCGATAGCGACAGCAGCAGCAACGCGGACTCCCCCGAGTGCGCCGCCTACTCGGCATACCAGGACAGCGACGGAGAAAAGGTCACCGTCTACGCGTCCATCCGGGACGCGGAGGCCGACGTCCTACAGGAATCCTGGAAGCAGTTCGAGGACTGCACCGGCATCGAGATCGACTACGAGGGCAGCGGCGAGTTCGAGGCCCAGCTCCAGGTACGGGTGGACGGCGGAAACGCCCCGGACATCAGCTTCATCCCGCAGCCCGGCCTGCTCAACCGCTTCGCCGAGGCCGGCAAGCTCAAGGCGGCGTCGGCCGAGACCAAGGCGATGGCCGAGAAGAACTACCCGGCGGACTGGCTGAAGTACTCCACGGTCAAGGGCACCTTCTACGGGGCGCCGCTCGGCTCCAACGTGAAGTCCTTCGTCTGGTATTCGCCGAAGACCTTCAAGGAGAAGGGCTGGACGGTCCCGACCACCTGGGCCGAACTGCTCACCCTCAGCGAGAAGATCGCCGCCACCGGCGAGAAGCCGTGGTGTGCCGGGATCGAGTCCGGTGACGCCACCGGCTGGCCGGCGACCGACTGGATCGAAGACCTGATGCTGCGGACGGTGACGCCCGAGGTCTACGACCAGTGGACCACCCACGGCATCCCGTTCAACGACCCGCAGGTCGCCTCCGCCCTCAACGAGGCCGGCAAGATCCTGAAGAACCCGAAGTACGTCAACGGCGGCTACGGCGACGTCAAGAGCATCGCGGCGACCTCGTTCCAGGAGGCCGGTCTGCCGATCCTCGAAGGCAAGTGCGCGCTGCACCGCCAGGCGTCGTTCTACGCCAACAACTGGCCGCAGGGCACCAAGGTGGCCGAGGACGGCGACGTCTACGCCTTCTACTTCCCGGCGATCGACCCGGCCAAGGGCAAGCCGGTGCTGGGTGGTGGCGAGTTCACCGTCGCCTTCGCCGACCGGCCCGAGGTGCAGAAGGTGCAGACCTACCTGGCCTCGCCCGAGTACGCCAACGGTCGGGCCAAGCTCGGCAACAACGTCTCCGCCAACAAGGGCCTGGACATCAACAACGTCCCGAACCCGATCGACAAGCTCTCCGTACAGATCCTCCAGGACCCGAACACCGTCTTCCGGTTCGACGGCTCGGACCTGATGCCGGCCGCCGTCGGCGCGGGCACGTTCTGGAAGGGCATGATCGAGTGGGTCAACGGTAAGGACACCGCCGCAACGCTCTCCCAGATCGAGAGCACCTGGCCGAAATGA
- a CDS encoding carbohydrate ABC transporter permease has translation MNFDFADETPKLVMLLYGLVAFVVVVGGLLLLLDVVPNWFARRRESRLIAVSAGGGAVAGGNPLARPRRPWRTEGLFGLFFLLPTVLLLLIGLVIPAIRTVALSFMDGGSDSWVGLQNYGWLFSQDEIVRVLVNTLIWVILVPLLATTTGLLYAVLVDKARFEAVAKSLIFLPMAISFVGAGIIWRFVYAYRGEGETQIGLLNQIVVWFGGVPRQWLQEPPLNTLLLIVILIWIQAGFAMVVLSAAIKAIPGDIVEAARLDGVTPWQMFWQVTLPSIRPALIVVVVTISIGTLKVFDIVRTATNGNFDTNVIASEMYNQAFRYGETGQGSALAVFLFVLVIPIVIYQIRNLRKQREV, from the coding sequence ATGAACTTCGACTTCGCGGACGAGACACCCAAGCTCGTCATGCTGCTGTACGGGCTGGTGGCCTTCGTCGTCGTGGTCGGCGGCCTGCTGCTCCTGCTCGACGTCGTACCCAATTGGTTCGCCCGCAGGCGTGAGTCCCGGCTGATCGCGGTCTCGGCCGGCGGCGGCGCGGTGGCCGGCGGCAACCCGCTCGCCCGGCCCCGACGGCCCTGGCGCACCGAAGGACTGTTCGGCCTCTTCTTCCTGCTGCCGACCGTGCTGCTGCTGCTCATCGGCCTGGTCATCCCGGCCATCCGTACGGTCGCGCTCTCGTTCATGGACGGCGGCAGCGACAGCTGGGTCGGGTTGCAGAACTACGGCTGGCTGTTCAGCCAGGACGAGATCGTCCGGGTGCTGGTCAACACCCTGATCTGGGTGATCCTGGTCCCGCTGCTGGCCACCACCACCGGCCTGCTCTACGCCGTACTGGTGGACAAGGCGCGGTTCGAGGCGGTCGCCAAGTCGCTGATCTTCCTGCCGATGGCGATCTCGTTCGTCGGCGCCGGCATCATCTGGCGCTTCGTCTACGCCTACCGGGGCGAGGGCGAAACGCAGATCGGCCTGCTCAACCAGATAGTGGTGTGGTTCGGTGGCGTCCCCCGCCAATGGTTGCAGGAACCGCCGCTGAACACGCTGCTGCTGATCGTGATCCTGATCTGGATCCAGGCCGGCTTCGCCATGGTGGTGCTCTCCGCCGCGATCAAGGCCATCCCCGGCGACATCGTCGAGGCGGCCCGGCTGGACGGGGTCACCCCGTGGCAGATGTTCTGGCAGGTCACGCTCCCGAGCATCCGGCCGGCGCTGATAGTGGTGGTGGTGACCATCTCGATCGGCACGCTCAAGGTCTTCGACATCGTCCGGACCGCGACGAACGGCAACTTCGACACCAACGTGATCGCCAGCGAGATGTACAACCAGGCGTTCCGCTACGGCGAGACCGGCCAGGGCTCGGCCCTCGCGGTCTTCCTCTTCGTCCTGGTGATCCCGATCGTGATCTACCAGATCCGCAACCTGCGCAAGCAGCGGGAGGTATGA
- a CDS encoding carbohydrate ABC transporter permease, protein MTTAVPVRVDATVDTDPPKTVAGRVRKRLSSRTATVVSIVIAVVWTLPTFGLFISSFRPEDAIKTTGWWTFFSNPQLTLENYQQVLFGRSSSSGQLASYFTNSIVITIPSVLFPLAFAALAAYALAWINFKGRDWVFIGIFALQIVPLQMALVPLLSFFSQGVSVGGITLMPAWDLVDEQRFIQVWFAHTCFALPLAVFLLHNFVSQLPRDLMEAARVDGATHPKIFRTIVLPLITPALAAFSIFQFLWVWNDLLVALIFAGGGDETAPMTVRLAEMAGTRGGEWQRLTSGAFISIVVPLIVFLSLQRYFVRGLLAGSVKG, encoded by the coding sequence ATGACCACCGCCGTTCCCGTACGCGTCGACGCCACCGTCGACACGGATCCGCCGAAGACCGTCGCCGGCCGGGTACGCAAGCGGCTCAGCAGCCGGACCGCGACCGTGGTCTCGATCGTCATCGCGGTGGTCTGGACGCTGCCCACCTTCGGCCTGTTCATCTCCTCGTTCCGCCCCGAGGACGCGATCAAGACCACCGGCTGGTGGACCTTCTTCAGCAACCCGCAGCTCACCCTGGAGAACTACCAGCAGGTGCTGTTCGGCCGGTCGTCCTCCTCGGGGCAGCTCGCCAGCTACTTCACCAACTCGATCGTGATCACGATCCCGTCGGTGCTGTTCCCGCTGGCCTTCGCCGCGCTGGCCGCGTACGCGCTGGCCTGGATCAACTTCAAGGGCCGGGACTGGGTCTTCATCGGCATCTTCGCGCTCCAGATCGTGCCGTTGCAGATGGCGCTGGTGCCGCTGCTCAGCTTCTTCTCCCAGGGCGTCAGCGTCGGCGGCATCACCCTGATGCCCGCCTGGGACCTCGTCGACGAGCAGCGGTTCATCCAGGTCTGGTTCGCGCACACCTGCTTCGCCCTGCCGCTGGCCGTCTTCCTGCTGCACAACTTCGTCTCGCAACTGCCGCGCGACCTGATGGAGGCGGCCCGGGTCGACGGCGCCACCCACCCGAAGATCTTCCGGACGATCGTGCTGCCGCTGATCACCCCGGCGCTGGCCGCGTTCAGCATCTTCCAGTTCCTCTGGGTCTGGAACGACCTGCTGGTCGCGCTGATCTTCGCCGGGGGCGGGGACGAGACCGCGCCGATGACCGTACGGCTGGCCGAGATGGCCGGCACCCGGGGCGGCGAGTGGCAACGGCTCACCTCGGGCGCGTTCATCTCGATCGTCGTACCGCTGATCGTCTTCCTCTCCCTCCAGCGCTACTTCGTACGCGGCCTGCTCGCCGGCAGCGTCAAGGGCTGA
- a CDS encoding LacI family DNA-binding transcriptional regulator: MTKIDDVARLARVSTATVSRALRGLPTVSEATRARVLAAAEQLNYTASPSASRLAGGRTGSIAVVVPQVTRWFFGTVVDAAEETLREAGYDLLLYNLGDREQNRRQLFQTTNLQKRVDALMLVATPLGAADLATIAQLRLPGVTVSSGAAVPGWPSVRIDDVDAARTATAHLVSLGHHRIAHLAGDASAELSFTTHLDRRRGYQEALRAAGLMPDPRLDVEAEFTVDGGSAATTELLNRGEPPTAIFAACDEMAMGAMSTLRSAGLRVPQDVSVIGLDDHDLAAAVGLTTVAQPAAAHGRLAAGLLLDPLEGRPRPAATASVILPTALVVRESTGPPRAG, translated from the coding sequence GTGACCAAGATCGACGACGTCGCACGGCTGGCGCGGGTGTCCACCGCCACGGTCTCCCGCGCCCTACGCGGGCTGCCGACGGTGTCGGAGGCCACCCGCGCCCGCGTGCTGGCCGCCGCCGAACAACTCAACTACACCGCCTCGCCCAGCGCCTCCCGGCTGGCCGGCGGCCGGACCGGCTCGATCGCGGTGGTGGTTCCCCAGGTCACCCGCTGGTTCTTCGGCACCGTGGTCGACGCGGCCGAGGAGACGCTGCGCGAAGCCGGGTACGACCTGCTGCTCTACAACCTCGGCGACCGGGAACAGAACCGCCGGCAACTGTTCCAGACCACCAACCTGCAAAAACGGGTCGACGCGCTGATGCTGGTCGCCACCCCGCTCGGCGCCGCCGACCTGGCCACCATCGCCCAGCTGCGGCTGCCCGGCGTCACGGTCAGCTCCGGTGCCGCCGTACCCGGTTGGCCGAGCGTGCGGATCGACGACGTCGACGCGGCGCGGACCGCGACCGCCCACCTCGTCTCGCTGGGTCACCACCGGATCGCCCACCTGGCCGGCGACGCCTCCGCGGAACTCTCCTTCACCACCCACCTCGACCGGCGGCGGGGCTACCAGGAGGCGCTGCGCGCCGCCGGCCTGATGCCCGACCCGCGACTCGACGTCGAAGCCGAGTTCACCGTGGACGGCGGCAGCGCCGCCACCACCGAACTACTCAACCGGGGCGAACCCCCGACCGCGATCTTCGCCGCCTGCGACGAGATGGCGATGGGTGCCATGTCCACCCTGCGCTCAGCCGGCCTCCGGGTGCCGCAGGACGTGAGCGTGATCGGCCTCGACGACCACGACCTGGCCGCCGCCGTCGGACTGACCACCGTCGCCCAGCCGGCCGCCGCCCACGGCCGGCTCGCCGCCGGCCTGCTGCTCGACCCCCTCGAAGGTCGCCCCCGGCCGGCCGCGACCGCCTCGGTCATCCTGCCCACCGCCCTGGTCGTCCGCGAGTCCACCGGCCCACCCCGGGCCGGCTGA